A window from Micromonospora profundi encodes these proteins:
- a CDS encoding ribonuclease domain-containing protein produces MSTLVSPPATLGAIRRRTTTLALLLAMVAAALVGPSVVAPRLTGSASAAVYSSCTMSRCADARTARSGWSAKGFPTSRGWYSWSGGKSNFAGGRFYNYEGQLPTNATYYEYDVYPRTQGAARDAYRIVVNRSTGVTWFSPNHYTDFYRL; encoded by the coding sequence GTGTCCACCCTCGTGTCCCCGCCGGCCACGCTCGGCGCGATCCGCCGGCGTACCACCACCCTCGCCCTTCTCCTCGCCATGGTCGCCGCCGCCCTTGTCGGCCCGTCCGTGGTGGCCCCCCGGTTGACCGGCTCCGCCTCGGCGGCGGTCTACAGCTCCTGCACCATGAGCCGCTGCGCGGACGCCCGCACCGCCCGCTCCGGATGGTCCGCCAAGGGCTTCCCGACCAGCCGCGGCTGGTATTCCTGGAGCGGCGGCAAATCCAACTTCGCCGGCGGCCGGTTCTACAACTACGAGGGTCAACTGCCCACCAACGCCACCTACTACGAGTACGACGTGTACCCGCGCACCCAGGGCGCCGCCCGGGACGCGTACCGGATCGTCGTGAACCGCAGCACCGGCGTCACGTGGTTTTCGCCGAACCACTACACCGACTTCTACCGGCTCTGA
- a CDS encoding barstar family protein yields MVDRNGGSPPEWLTVCRTGTPTVPGASVLDGAATRTRPALYAALAAALALPAHLGSTWDALADVLRDRLDAGPLTLLIDDAGQLLADEPAGEYAVLLAVLGDLAATAAHPLRVVLRHASPS; encoded by the coding sequence ATGGTCGACCGGAACGGTGGCTCGCCACCCGAGTGGTTGACCGTGTGCCGGACGGGGACGCCGACGGTGCCCGGAGCGTCGGTGCTGGACGGCGCGGCAACCCGAACCCGACCGGCGCTCTACGCCGCACTGGCTGCGGCGCTGGCCCTGCCGGCCCACCTGGGAAGCACCTGGGACGCCCTCGCCGACGTGCTGCGGGATCGGCTGGACGCCGGCCCGCTCACCCTGCTGATCGACGACGCCGGCCAACTGCTCGCCGACGAGCCCGCCGGTGAGTACGCCGTGCTCCTCGCGGTGCTGGGCGACCTGGCCGCCACCGCCGCACATCCGCTACGCGTCGTCCTGCGCCATGCCTCGCCCTCCTGA